A region of Oscillatoria salina IIICB1 DNA encodes the following proteins:
- the psb35 gene encoding photosystem II assembly protein Psb35, whose translation MNPLLAEGTAVAGNFPISFTAVYVVGFVAAVTLGSIAWYNSKRPVGWENKERPDVVPKVDKEENPGVGKP comes from the coding sequence ATGAATCCATTATTAGCAGAAGGAACTGCCGTTGCTGGAAATTTCCCGATTTCGTTTACGGCTGTTTATGTAGTAGGATTTGTCGCGGCAGTAACGCTCGGTTCGATCGCCTGGTATAATTCCAAGCGCCCGGTTGGTTGGGAAAATAAAGAGCGTCCCGATGTTGTTCCCAAAGTTGATAAAGAGGAAAATCCTGGAGTTGGTAAACCTTAA
- a CDS encoding CPXCG motif-containing cysteine-rich protein, translating to MQNTAEFYCAFCGELNTTFIDISAGMQQSYIEDCQVCCRPNILYVRVDEETLDIEIDTDYES from the coding sequence ATGCAAAATACAGCCGAATTTTACTGCGCCTTTTGTGGCGAACTAAATACAACATTTATCGATATTAGTGCCGGAATGCAACAATCATATATTGAGGATTGTCAAGTTTGTTGTCGCCCGAATATACTTTATGTCAGAGTAGATGAAGAAACATTAGATATAGAAATTGATACAGACTATGAAAGCTAA
- a CDS encoding B12-binding domain-containing radical SAM protein, whose translation MSLFASERLLFTPATPDADAIPVVFAFPNDYSVGITSLGYQIVWATLATRSDLQVSRLFCDRAESLPRNPELLGFSLSWELDYVNILNLLESLEIPLEATSRKDTHPLVFGGGPVLTANPEPFAAFFDIILLGDGENLLANFIEAYKQVRKADRATKLRHLATIPGVYVPSLYEVTYHSLDGAIKSIQPVDSSIPAQVEKQTYRGNTLSASTVVTEEAAWANIYMVEVVRSCPEMCRFCLASYLTLPFRTANLESSLIPAIEKGVKVTNRIGLLGASVTQHPEFETLLDYLSQPKYDDVRLSIASVRTNTVTEKLAATLSKRDTRSLTIAVESGSARLRQIINKKLANDEIVQAAINAKAGGLKGIKLYGMVGVPGEELADIEETISMMETIKKSAPGLRLTLGCSTFVPKSHTPFQWFGVNSQAKKRLKLLQKQLGKKGIEFRPESYNWSIIQALISRGDRRLAPLLQLTRNYGDTVGSFKRAFKEMRGQIPHLDFYVHDNWKLEQTLPWNHIQAPLPVATLKKHLAEAETHFPVDRSRI comes from the coding sequence TTGAGTCTTTTTGCCTCCGAACGTCTTTTATTTACTCCTGCTACCCCCGATGCTGACGCTATTCCCGTTGTCTTTGCTTTTCCCAACGACTACAGCGTCGGCATTACTAGCCTAGGCTACCAGATTGTCTGGGCAACTTTAGCCACGCGATCGGATTTGCAGGTTTCTCGTTTGTTTTGCGATCGCGCCGAATCTTTACCTCGCAATCCTGAACTCCTAGGATTTTCTTTATCATGGGAATTGGATTATGTCAATATCCTCAATCTCCTCGAATCTTTAGAAATTCCCCTCGAAGCTACCTCAAGAAAAGATACCCATCCTCTAGTATTTGGTGGCGGACCTGTTTTAACTGCTAATCCTGAACCTTTTGCCGCCTTTTTTGACATAATTTTACTCGGTGATGGCGAAAATTTACTTGCTAATTTTATTGAAGCTTATAAACAAGTTAGAAAAGCAGATCGTGCCACAAAATTGCGTCATTTAGCCACAATTCCTGGGGTTTATGTCCCCAGTTTATATGAAGTTACTTATCACAGCCTTGATGGTGCAATTAAATCTATTCAACCAGTAGATAGTTCAATTCCCGCACAAGTAGAAAAACAAACCTATCGCGGTAACACTCTTTCCGCATCTACAGTTGTTACGGAAGAGGCAGCTTGGGCTAATATTTACATGGTAGAAGTAGTGCGAAGTTGTCCAGAAATGTGTCGTTTTTGTTTAGCTAGTTATCTAACTTTACCTTTTCGCACTGCTAACTTAGAAAGTTCTTTAATTCCCGCGATTGAAAAAGGAGTTAAAGTTACCAACCGCATTGGTTTATTAGGTGCATCAGTTACCCAACATCCCGAATTTGAAACTTTACTCGACTATCTCAGTCAACCAAAGTACGACGACGTGCGTTTAAGTATCGCTTCGGTACGGACAAATACAGTGACAGAAAAACTAGCTGCAACTTTAAGTAAGCGCGATACTCGTTCGCTGACAATTGCGGTTGAGAGTGGTTCGGCAAGATTGCGACAAATTATAAACAAGAAGTTAGCAAATGACGAAATTGTACAAGCGGCAATCAATGCTAAAGCAGGTGGTTTAAAAGGAATAAAACTTTATGGAATGGTTGGCGTTCCCGGCGAAGAATTAGCCGATATTGAAGAAACTATTTCCATGATGGAAACTATCAAGAAATCTGCCCCAGGTTTGCGTCTCACCTTGGGTTGCAGCACATTCGTTCCCAAATCGCATACGCCTTTTCAGTGGTTTGGCGTCAATTCGCAAGCGAAAAAAAGACTAAAATTATTACAAAAACAACTAGGAAAAAAAGGAATAGAATTTCGCCCAGAAAGTTATAACTGGTCAATAATTCAAGCTTTAATCTCCCGTGGCGATCGCCGCCTCGCTCCTCTGCTACAATTAACTAGAAACTACGGTGATACTGTCGGAAGTTTTAAACGTGCTTTTAAAGAAATGCGCGGACAAATTCCCCACCTCGATTTCTACGTCCACGATAACTGGAAACTCGAGCAAACCTTACCTTGGAATCACATCCAAGCACCTCTACCAGTAGCCACTCTTAAAAAACATTTAGCTGAGGCTGAGACTCATTTTCCCGTCGATCGATCTCGCATCTAA
- a CDS encoding rhodanese-like domain-containing protein, translated as MSISQNSREITVEELATLRSQNDRPVQLIDVREPAEAAIALIDGFVLLPLSEFPQWSEQIPVRFDPNLETLVICHHGYRSAQMCHWLRSQGFTNVKNILGGIDAYSLRVDPSIPRY; from the coding sequence ATGTCTATCTCTCAAAACTCTCGTGAAATTACTGTTGAAGAATTGGCTACCTTGAGATCCCAAAACGATCGCCCTGTACAATTGATCGATGTGCGAGAACCAGCCGAAGCTGCGATCGCGCTCATTGATGGCTTTGTTTTACTTCCTCTCAGTGAATTTCCTCAATGGTCCGAACAAATTCCTGTTCGCTTTGACCCCAACTTGGAAACCTTGGTAATCTGTCATCATGGCTATCGTTCTGCCCAAATGTGTCACTGGCTACGAAGCCAAGGCTTTACAAATGTTAAAAATATTCTTGGGGGTATCGATGCTTACTCATTGCGTGTCGATCCCAGTATTCCTCGTTACTAG
- a CDS encoding DUF3352 domain-containing protein has product MKLRSFFLALAAGCLILLSIGVAGLNWILAQTPLTLLQGEGAANPTATVFIPRQAPAMISLLVNPDRLEAFRQLQARPSQRGRSHRELNEIKASLLANTGLSYSKDIQPWLGDEITLAITSLDYDRNAENGVQPGYLLAVKHRDAQLAREFLQLYYSKSAIAGTSDLVSDDYKGVKLLYRRPLTTSKESNLASGVVGNFVLFANSSQVLRDAINNAQASNLNLKNATFYEQALDTIPTPRIGVAFAHLAAANAWFGNQTTPKAESAETITLAIQLDPQGLVAQTALLGTTNKPEQKPILSQPVAALKYLPANSILSASGTDLEKVNTDLTTELTAGNFVGGIFKQILANLNSQFQIDLSQQVFPWVNGEYAISLLPNNDWVFVAEKNNPEATETGIANLDKIAQKRGLNIGNFSLGDRQQITAWTELKAAQKQLATEVKGVHTSIGKYEIIANSVDAIAAALSDNSLLANPEFQANIATLPKNNNGYVYIDWEKSQPIFEKQLPLLQVIELFGQPLFENLHSLTITSSGTENGISRTSAFLKLGN; this is encoded by the coding sequence ATGAAGCTTCGCTCTTTTTTCTTGGCTCTAGCTGCTGGTTGTCTGATACTGCTATCGATTGGTGTTGCTGGCTTAAATTGGATTTTAGCTCAAACTCCTCTAACCTTGTTACAGGGGGAGGGAGCGGCTAACCCAACCGCAACAGTATTTATCCCCAGACAAGCACCAGCAATGATTTCTTTGCTGGTAAACCCAGATCGTTTAGAAGCATTTCGACAATTGCAAGCGCGTCCTTCCCAAAGAGGGCGATCGCATCGCGAATTAAACGAAATTAAAGCTAGTTTACTCGCAAATACGGGACTCAGCTATAGCAAAGATATTCAACCTTGGCTGGGAGACGAAATTACTCTGGCGATTACGAGTTTAGACTACGATCGCAACGCGGAAAATGGCGTACAGCCGGGATATTTGCTGGCTGTCAAGCATCGAGACGCTCAACTAGCTCGTGAGTTTCTGCAATTGTATTACAGTAAGAGCGCGATCGCCGGAACCTCAGATTTAGTTTCTGATGACTACAAAGGAGTTAAACTACTTTATCGTCGTCCTTTAACTACTAGCAAAGAAAGTAATTTAGCTAGTGGCGTTGTCGGTAATTTTGTTTTATTTGCCAATAGTTCCCAAGTCTTGCGCGATGCAATTAATAACGCCCAAGCAAGCAATTTAAACTTAAAAAATGCCACCTTTTACGAACAAGCATTAGACACAATTCCTACACCGCGTATTGGCGTAGCTTTTGCTCATCTTGCTGCTGCTAACGCTTGGTTTGGCAACCAAACAACTCCCAAAGCCGAGTCAGCAGAAACAATTACTTTAGCTATTCAACTAGATCCGCAAGGTTTAGTCGCCCAAACAGCCTTACTCGGAACTACGAATAAACCAGAACAAAAACCCATTCTTTCTCAACCTGTAGCAGCTTTAAAATATCTTCCCGCAAACAGTATTTTAAGTGCTTCGGGAACTGATTTAGAGAAAGTTAACACCGATTTAACTACCGAATTAACTGCGGGAAATTTCGTCGGCGGAATCTTTAAACAAATTCTAGCCAATCTCAACAGTCAATTTCAAATTGATTTATCTCAACAAGTTTTTCCTTGGGTAAACGGCGAATATGCTATTTCCTTGCTTCCTAATAATGACTGGGTATTTGTAGCTGAAAAAAATAATCCAGAAGCCACAGAAACAGGAATTGCTAACTTAGATAAAATTGCTCAGAAACGCGGCTTAAACATCGGTAATTTTAGTTTAGGAGATCGGCAACAAATAACCGCCTGGACTGAACTAAAAGCCGCCCAAAAACAACTTGCTACCGAAGTTAAAGGAGTGCATACAAGCATCGGCAAATACGAAATTATCGCAAACTCCGTGGACGCGATCGCCGCAGCACTCTCCGACAATTCCCTCCTCGCAAACCCCGAATTTCAGGCAAATATCGCCACCTTACCCAAAAACAATAACGGCTATGTATACATAGATTGGGAAAAAAGTCAACCAATTTTTGAAAAACAATTACCATTACTACAAGTAATCGAATTATTCGGTCAACCCTTATTCGAGAACTTACACAGCCTCACCATCACCAGTAGCGGCACAGAAAACGGCATTTCTCGCACCTCCGCCTTCCTAAAACTAGGTAATTAA
- a CDS encoding DUF2834 domain-containing protein, protein MNNQLIRKIGFWLLWAGFLGYAFFLAPPNQPDTFELIKNMSLGNLAGINPAIVALFYLMGVFPAIYACLLLIDGRGQKISAWLFVLLSFGVGAFAILPYLALREINPEFPGNKDWLIKLQDSRWYGIFLAIATISLLAFGILKGDWTDFVQQWQTSRFIHIMSLDFCLLCLLFPALVGDDIQRRETENSLLLRIVAIVPLLGAVAYLCLRPNLSENKSEEVPSSQVSLTN, encoded by the coding sequence ATGAACAATCAACTAATCAGAAAAATTGGCTTTTGGTTGCTATGGGCGGGATTTCTGGGTTATGCTTTTTTCCTAGCACCTCCTAATCAACCAGACACCTTTGAATTAATCAAAAATATGTCCCTAGGTAATTTAGCAGGAATTAATCCAGCGATTGTAGCTTTATTCTATTTAATGGGCGTTTTTCCTGCTATCTACGCTTGCTTATTATTGATCGATGGTAGAGGACAAAAAATCTCAGCTTGGCTGTTCGTTTTGCTATCATTTGGTGTCGGTGCTTTTGCGATTTTGCCTTATTTAGCTTTACGTGAAATTAATCCTGAATTTCCAGGAAATAAAGATTGGTTGATAAAGTTGCAAGACTCCCGTTGGTATGGAATATTTTTGGCGATCGCGACAATTAGTTTACTCGCTTTTGGTATACTGAAAGGCGATTGGACTGATTTTGTCCAACAATGGCAAACCAGTCGCTTTATTCACATAATGAGTCTTGATTTTTGCCTCTTATGTTTGTTATTTCCCGCTTTGGTTGGTGACGATATTCAGCGACGGGAAACCGAAAATAGTCTTCTTTTGCGAATAGTAGCGATCGTACCTTTATTAGGTGCAGTTGCCTATTTGTGTTTGCGTCCCAATTTATCAGAAAATAAATCAGAAGAAGTTCCCAGTAGTCAAGTCAGTTTAACAAATTGA
- a CDS encoding transglycosylase domain-containing protein — MFNLIPPMLRQKANKANDSTSATPETVSSEDSNSPLVEETTATRIQTDDEAEIDPEKENNARKLPAKLVEFCQKVPVPEKVAKQFREPRSLHRRYWFWLSLVAGVGVSGGAIALGVVAWKLENSVPKSYDEVLTYAREGTLTIKSADGAVLQEIGPVTHEKLAIDEIPEQVQNAFIASEDRNFREHGGVDYGGLIRASLSNTKSGEVVEGGSTITQQLARLIYLDQERTAWRKAREIRIAQKIENNYEKERILERYLNLIYLGSGAYGIGDAAWVYFSKSVDDLTLAETATLAGIAPAPSEFSPFENPELAKQRRDEVLRRMAKEGTISQAAAESAIASPLETKRSKPKRLQRQAPYFTEYVQKELKKIVPEEALQAGGVVVETTLNNDWQKQAEKAIAETLAENGESLAFEQAALVAIDPRNGGIKAMVGGSDFSKNQYNRVTQAQRQPGSTFKTFVYATAIAAGFSPNQGFMNAKYVVDDYKPENYNKYYSDSWTSMREALIQSINVIAVRALVDVGWEPTIEVAKKMGIESKLEPAYGLALGASEVNLLELTNAYGTLANKGVRQKANGIVKVLNSKGETIYEAENKGDRAIDAESAAITNWMLQGVVSSGTGSAAKLDRPVAGKTGTSDEARDLWFVGYVPQLVAGVWLGNDDNKPTKGSSNTAAAAWKDFMSEVVEDLPEEKFDEIPKELGDREGSIKAKPLKPKNQYYIYKPKPKPQPRVTATRSSGSTSRRSYSGSSSRRSSSGSSRSYTPRRAAAPARRSAPAPARRTYQAPARRSAPAPAPVRRSAPAPAPAPVRRSAPAPTRQAAPPPPPPPRAAAPAPAAPPPPVNQAPVLNKQAKPPVAPPPP; from the coding sequence ATGTTTAATCTTATTCCCCCGATGCTGAGACAAAAAGCCAACAAAGCTAATGACTCAACATCCGCAACACCAGAAACAGTCTCTAGTGAGGATTCTAACTCACCTCTGGTGGAGGAAACCACAGCAACGAGAATCCAAACAGATGACGAAGCCGAAATTGACCCGGAAAAAGAAAATAATGCTCGAAAATTACCAGCAAAACTGGTAGAATTTTGCCAGAAAGTACCAGTACCCGAAAAAGTTGCCAAACAGTTTCGGGAACCGCGATCGCTACATCGTCGGTATTGGTTCTGGCTGAGTTTAGTAGCGGGTGTAGGTGTAAGCGGCGGCGCGATCGCTCTGGGTGTGGTAGCCTGGAAGCTTGAAAATAGCGTGCCGAAATCTTACGATGAAGTCCTCACCTATGCTCGTGAAGGTACTTTGACAATTAAATCTGCTGATGGGGCGGTTCTGCAAGAAATTGGACCTGTTACCCACGAAAAGCTGGCAATTGACGAAATTCCCGAACAAGTACAAAATGCTTTTATCGCCAGTGAAGACCGTAACTTCCGAGAACATGGCGGTGTAGATTATGGTGGTTTAATTCGCGCTAGCTTGTCGAATACGAAGTCTGGGGAAGTTGTCGAAGGGGGTAGCACGATTACCCAACAATTAGCTAGACTGATTTATCTCGACCAAGAACGCACAGCGTGGCGGAAAGCGAGAGAAATTCGCATCGCCCAAAAGATAGAAAATAATTACGAAAAAGAGCGGATTTTAGAGCGTTATCTGAATTTAATTTATTTAGGTTCGGGTGCTTATGGAATTGGTGATGCAGCTTGGGTTTATTTCAGTAAGTCCGTAGATGACTTAACTTTAGCCGAAACTGCAACCTTAGCAGGAATTGCACCAGCCCCAAGTGAATTTTCGCCGTTTGAGAATCCTGAATTGGCGAAACAGCGTCGGGATGAAGTGTTGCGACGAATGGCAAAAGAAGGTACAATTAGCCAAGCCGCAGCCGAAAGTGCGATCGCGTCTCCTTTAGAAACAAAACGTAGCAAACCGAAACGTTTACAACGTCAAGCGCCTTATTTCACCGAATATGTGCAAAAGGAACTGAAAAAAATTGTTCCGGAAGAGGCTTTACAAGCAGGCGGAGTTGTGGTAGAGACAACTCTGAATAATGATTGGCAAAAACAAGCCGAAAAAGCGATCGCCGAAACCCTAGCCGAAAATGGTGAAAGCCTCGCTTTTGAACAAGCAGCCTTAGTCGCGATCGATCCCCGGAACGGCGGAATCAAAGCAATGGTAGGCGGTAGCGACTTTAGCAAAAACCAATATAACCGCGTTACCCAAGCCCAAAGACAACCAGGATCGACATTCAAAACCTTTGTCTACGCTACCGCGATCGCCGCAGGATTTTCGCCCAACCAAGGCTTCATGAATGCCAAATATGTCGTCGATGACTACAAACCCGAAAACTATAACAAGTATTACAGCGATAGCTGGACTTCGATGCGCGAAGCGTTGATTCAATCAATCAACGTAATTGCAGTTCGCGCCCTTGTCGATGTAGGTTGGGAACCGACAATCGAAGTAGCGAAAAAAATGGGTATCGAATCGAAACTCGAACCCGCTTACGGACTAGCACTTGGCGCGTCAGAAGTCAACCTTTTAGAACTAACCAACGCCTACGGAACCCTAGCCAACAAAGGTGTTCGCCAAAAAGCAAACGGGATTGTGAAGGTTCTAAATAGCAAAGGAGAGACGATTTACGAAGCCGAGAACAAAGGCGATCGCGCGATCGATGCCGAATCCGCCGCGATTACCAATTGGATGCTTCAAGGAGTCGTCAGTAGCGGTACAGGAAGCGCCGCCAAATTAGACCGCCCTGTAGCTGGAAAAACAGGCACATCCGACGAAGCCCGCGACTTATGGTTCGTCGGTTACGTCCCCCAATTAGTCGCAGGAGTTTGGCTAGGAAACGACGACAACAAGCCAACCAAAGGTAGCAGTAACACCGCCGCAGCCGCTTGGAAAGACTTCATGAGCGAAGTCGTCGAAGACTTACCCGAAGAAAAATTTGACGAAATTCCCAAAGAATTAGGCGATCGCGAAGGCAGCATTAAAGCCAAACCACTAAAACCGAAAAACCAATACTACATCTACAAACCCAAACCCAAACCACAGCCTCGCGTTACCGCTACCAGAAGTTCTGGCTCTACATCCCGTCGTAGCTATAGCGGCAGCAGTTCCCGTCGTAGCTCATCCGGCTCAAGCAGAAGCTACACACCTCGTCGCGCAGCCGCACCAGCCCGACGCAGCGCGCCAGCCCCCGCACGGCGTACCTATCAAGCACCAGCCCGACGCAGCGCACCAGCCCCAGCCCCAGTACGACGCAGTGCGCCAGCACCAGCCCCAGCCCCAGTACGACGCAGTGCGCCAGCACCAACACGCCAAGCCGCACCGCCCCCACCACCCCCACCACGGGCAGCAGCACCCGCTCCCGCAGCACCGCCACCACCTGTAAACCAAGCTCCGGTGCTGAACAAACAAGCCAAACCTCCCGTAGCACCACCGCCTCCCTAA
- a CDS encoding SRPBCC family protein, whose amino-acid sequence MLHFQYSSLINAPVEIVWNFHERPDILDVLTPPWQPVQIVRREGGLAVGAISEFKIFLGVIPVRWLAHHTECKKYQIFVDEQIDGPMEFWRHKHQFVAENRQTRLTDSIEYAIPGGELAELILGWWVEARLRDMFRYRHEVTKKECEKGI is encoded by the coding sequence ATGCTGCATTTTCAATATTCTAGTCTGATTAATGCTCCGGTAGAAATTGTCTGGAATTTCCACGAACGACCGGATATTTTAGATGTTTTAACTCCTCCTTGGCAACCCGTGCAAATTGTGCGTCGAGAGGGAGGGTTAGCTGTGGGTGCAATTAGCGAATTTAAGATTTTTTTAGGAGTAATTCCGGTGCGCTGGTTAGCGCATCATACGGAATGTAAAAAATATCAAATATTTGTTGACGAACAAATTGACGGACCGATGGAGTTTTGGCGACATAAACATCAATTTGTGGCGGAAAATCGGCAAACTCGCTTGACAGATTCGATAGAATATGCAATACCTGGAGGAGAATTAGCCGAATTAATTTTGGGCTGGTGGGTAGAAGCCCGACTGAGAGATATGTTTCGTTATCGCCACGAAGTCACGAAAAAGGAATGCGAAAAGGGTATTTAG
- the hrcA gene encoding heat-inducible transcriptional repressor HrcA: MAKKTSLSDRHLRILWATIRHYITTAEPVGSKTLVNEYDFSVSSATIRNAMGWLEKAGLLYQPHTSAGRIPSDSGYRVYVDRLLIPNKANQERIEKLLTKQLNWEAGNLEILLRGAAQMLATLSGYIAIITMPQNSTTQVRHVQLVQVAPDRAMLILVTDSYETQSILIELPGEENKSAPNPELNEGELQILSNFLNSKLKGRSLTDLSSLDWRELGREFERYANLIRKVQKELSRRQQLPNSTPIMVRGIAEALRLPEFSELQQVQMLLHLLEEEQDQLLPLIFELPEGDNPGKKVSIKIGSENPLEPLNTCTLVSSVYRQKDVPVGSVGILGPTRMLYENAIALVESVADYVSDALTQAA; this comes from the coding sequence ATGGCTAAAAAAACAAGTTTGAGCGATCGCCACTTACGCATTCTCTGGGCAACTATCAGACACTATATCACCACTGCCGAGCCAGTGGGTTCTAAAACCTTAGTTAACGAATACGATTTTAGCGTTAGTTCTGCCACAATTCGCAATGCAATGGGATGGTTAGAAAAAGCAGGATTACTTTATCAACCCCATACATCAGCCGGAAGAATACCTTCTGATTCCGGATATCGAGTGTATGTCGATCGATTGCTCATTCCCAACAAAGCCAACCAAGAACGCATCGAAAAATTACTTACTAAACAGCTTAACTGGGAAGCAGGTAATTTAGAAATTTTATTGCGCGGTGCAGCCCAAATGTTAGCAACATTAAGTGGCTACATTGCGATTATTACCATGCCCCAAAATTCTACCACCCAAGTGCGCCACGTGCAATTAGTCCAAGTTGCTCCCGACAGAGCAATGCTAATTTTAGTTACCGACTCCTACGAAACCCAATCAATTTTAATCGAATTACCAGGAGAGGAAAATAAATCCGCACCAAATCCCGAACTAAATGAAGGAGAATTACAGATATTATCTAACTTTTTGAACAGCAAACTTAAAGGGCGATCGCTAACAGATTTATCGAGTTTAGATTGGCGCGAATTAGGACGAGAATTTGAACGCTATGCTAATTTGATCCGCAAAGTTCAAAAAGAATTAAGCCGCCGTCAACAATTGCCTAATTCCACACCAATTATGGTGCGCGGAATTGCCGAAGCTTTACGCTTGCCAGAATTTTCAGAATTACAACAAGTACAAATGTTACTTCACTTACTTGAAGAAGAACAAGACCAACTTTTACCCTTAATCTTTGAGTTACCAGAAGGAGATAATCCTGGGAAAAAAGTTAGTATTAAAATTGGTTCAGAAAACCCTCTCGAACCCCTCAACACCTGCACCCTCGTTTCCTCGGTTTATCGTCAAAAAGATGTTCCCGTCGGTAGCGTCGGCATTCTCGGACCAACCAGAATGCTTTACGAAAATGCGATCGCGCTCGTAGAATCTGTAGCAGATTACGTTTCTGATGCTCTCACACAAGCAGCTTGA
- a CDS encoding ferritin-like domain-containing protein, with amino-acid sequence MAVTYAKKFNNSLTARDILKQVVCDRELHLITLNRYRYNEQRSCKDLTDVIESLNGTPKELVKDLSRHVSDEARHANWLTDLLIDLGADVGTPPGMSYIDEFERLIDQDSFKSNNHLENGIIAALASINATEKRGCEYFAAHIYALKQAPQTEENIKIRETIAKIFPEEAGHVRWGNRWLAKIAKKSPEHRQKVEQAKLKYSAIEQAAYESGMDIMLGAELRRLNHLVEITNTMPMWERTQYFVERLPQTLFNSELQMTRFRIAERAWKRDPQAFIEKFVPMFFNGLSKIEDSQKKAKA; translated from the coding sequence ATGGCTGTTACTTACGCAAAAAAGTTTAATAATTCACTGACTGCACGCGATATACTCAAACAAGTAGTATGCGATCGCGAACTTCATTTAATCACTCTCAATCGTTACCGCTACAACGAACAACGTAGCTGTAAAGACTTAACCGATGTCATCGAAAGCTTAAACGGTACTCCCAAAGAATTAGTCAAAGACTTATCTCGTCACGTCTCAGACGAAGCCCGTCATGCAAATTGGTTAACCGATTTACTCATCGATTTAGGTGCAGATGTTGGTACACCTCCAGGAATGTCTTACATCGACGAATTTGAAAGATTAATTGACCAAGATTCCTTCAAATCAAACAACCATCTTGAAAATGGAATTATTGCTGCTTTAGCATCAATTAACGCCACCGAAAAACGCGGTTGTGAATATTTTGCCGCACACATTTATGCTTTAAAACAAGCTCCTCAAACCGAAGAAAATATTAAAATTCGCGAAACAATTGCCAAGATTTTTCCTGAAGAAGCAGGTCACGTGCGTTGGGGAAATCGCTGGTTAGCAAAAATCGCCAAAAAAAGCCCCGAACATCGGCAAAAAGTTGAGCAAGCAAAACTCAAATATAGCGCCATCGAACAAGCGGCTTATGAGTCAGGAATGGATATTATGTTAGGGGCAGAATTACGTCGCTTAAATCATTTGGTAGAAATTACTAATACTATGCCGATGTGGGAACGGACACAATATTTTGTCGAACGTTTACCCCAAACACTTTTCAATTCCGAATTACAAATGACTCGATTTCGCATTGCCGAACGCGCATGGAAACGCGACCCTCAAGCATTTATCGAGAAGTTTGTCCCCATGTTTTTTAACGGTTTGAGTAAGATAGAAGACAGCCAAAAAAAAGCAAAAGCCTAG